The following proteins are encoded in a genomic region of Liolophura sinensis isolate JHLJ2023 chromosome 7, CUHK_Ljap_v2, whole genome shotgun sequence:
- the LOC135471374 gene encoding FAS-associated factor 1-like encodes MADRDQVLADFQECTGFEDVETSIAILEQHDWSLLPAVQSVMNEVSDCGSAAEMVTIEDIPPHTENMVDLSGACNPAPSKTPMAGTSGPSGSTGVVRMLNFIVEYRDENIPLILADTETVGKIKESLNEILNIPVSKQELRGWVQRKVDDKRVLRDLHLPKETRLYLLTPEVTNPTVVLPSTSSDQSYTIEEKLSHTYTLNITVREPSISIPRQFSLQFPGSKTIKEVKSDVYHLTDVAVRHQAWTGWPEDAKDDSLTLAASGISYPAHSLEVDKVSTSCSDTRKAQSTEDMEITVSDDDETMYNPLLEDDMFDADEEVLSRNKNRSLIPDNVTDEVFALEHLTKEFSNRYGECHPVFYVGSLEDAVKDSLLVSAKERKPLAIYLHHDNSIAANVFCSQVLCSESVVNYLSSNFITWAWDLTHESNRKRLQNAATSLFGSLDAAQLSYKSEHLPVFLIILRTRSSREVFSVIHGHQTLDELMSALINASEVFQLNLKSDIAEEKEREAREMIKREQDAAYEQSLAADRAKARAQQEEVDKQREVEQQRQNDEAIKEAICKSLAEDLPEEPDADCPDPVSHIKIRVPGGDVLQRRFLATNTLNVLLNFVASKGFHTEDFKLLTTYPRKDVSLLDQSKSLKDLNLFPQETLIIEER; translated from the exons GAGTGCACTGGATTTGAAGATGTTGAGACATCTATTGCCATTCTTGAACAACATGACTGGAGtcttctt CCTGCTGTCCAGAGTGTGATGAATGAGGTGAGCGATTGTGGATCAGCTGCAGAAATGGTGACAATTGAAGACATTCCTCCTCACACAGAGAACATGGTGGATCTCTCAGGGGCCTGTAATCCTGCCCCATCCAAAACCCCAATGGCAGGAACTAGTGGGCCTTCTGGAAGCACTGGGGTTGTTCGCATGTTGAACTTCATAGTGGAGTACAGAGATGAGAATATCCCCCTGATACTAGCCGATACAGAGACTGTGG GCAAGATCAAAGAATCACTCAATGAAATATTGAATATACCAGTGTCAAAACAGGAATTGAGAGGCTGGGTTCAAAGAAAAGTGGATGATAAG AGAGTATTACGAGATCTCCACTTGCCTAAAGAGACACGTCTTTACCTTCTAACGCCAGAGGTCACCAACCCCACTGTGGTCTTACCGTCTACAAGCTCAGACCAGAG ttacacCATTGAAGAGAAACTGAGccacacatacacactgaaCATCACAGTGAGGGAGCCTAGCATCAGCATTCCGCGTCAGTTCTCACTACAGTTTCCTGGTAGCAAAACAATCAAAGAG GTGAAGAGTGATGTATATCACCTAACAGATGTAGCAGTTCGTCATCAGGCGTGGACAGGCTGGCCTGAGGATGCTAAAGATGACTCA TTAACACTGGCAGCCTCTGGTATTAGCTACCCTGCCCACAGTTTGGAGGTGGACAAAGTATCTACATCATGCTCAGATACAAGGAAAGCACAGTCAACTGAG GACATGGAAATTACAGTGAGTGATGATGATGAAACAATGTACAACCCATTGTTAGAAGATGACATGTTTGATGCAGATGAGGAAGTTCtgtcaagaaacaaaaacagatcTTTAA TACCTGACAATGTTACAGATGAAGTATTTGCCTTGGAACATTTGACAAAAGAATTTTCCAACAG GTATGGTGAATGTCATCCAGTGTTTTATGTGGGCTCACTGGAGGATGCTGTAAAGGACTCATTATTAGTCAGTGCTAAGGAG cGCAAGCCATTAGCGATATACCTTCACCATGACAACAGTATAGCAGCCAATGTATTCTGTTCTCAAGTGTTGTGCTCTGAAAGTGTGGTTAACTATCTCAGTTCAAACTTCATCACTTGGGCATGGGATCTGACACATGAATCCAACAGAAAAAG GTTACAGAATGCAGCCACCTCACTGTTTGGTAGTCTTGATGCTGCTCAGCTCAGTTACAAATCAGAACATTTACCTGTCTTTTTGATTATTCTGAGAACACGATCATCTAGGGAAGTCTTCTCTGTTATACATG GTCACCAGACTCTGGATGAACTCATGTCAGCACTAATTAATGCATCAGAAGTGTTCCAGTTAAACCTGAAATCAGATATTGCAGAAGAG AAAGAGAGAGAGGCAAGGGAAATGATTAAACGTGAGCAAGATGCAGCCTATGAACAGTCTCTGGCAGCTGATCGGGCAAAG GCACGTGCCCAGCAAGAAGAGGTGGACAAACAAAGAGAAGTTGAGCAGCAACGTCAAAATGATGAAGCGATAAAAGAG GCTATTTGCAAGTCTCTGGCTGAAGATTTACCGGAGGAGCCAGATGCAGATTGCCCTGACCCTGTCAGTCATATCAAGATTCGGGTGCCTGGGGGTGATGTGCTGCAACGCAGGTTCCTGGCAACAAACACCCTGAATGTTCTCCTCAACTTTGTGGCCTCTAAAGGCTTTCACACAGAGGATTTCAAACTTCTCACAACATATCCACGTAAAGAT GTCTCACTGCTTGATCAATCAAAGTCATTGAAGGACCTAAATCTGTTCCCACAAGAAACTCTCATAATAGAAGAGCGCTAA